In Mucilaginibacter celer, one DNA window encodes the following:
- a CDS encoding polysaccharide biosynthesis C-terminal domain-containing protein — MSTIKKFAGQTAIYGLSTIISRMIYFILTPIYTRTLTVGANGVFTTVYGSASIINNILAFGMETTYFRYLQKREDNKQQVYNNAFGVIIAVSLLFLVFGLFFLDPIVTYMQAGVAKDHADYTFYVKCFFVILVLDAFCVMPFAKLRAEGRPMKYAIIKCSNIALVMTLNLFFLFGVPFIISHHLLGGDWMQSWYRHGWVGYVFLANAIASGLTILLLLPEVLQLRLKFDVAMYSEMFMYSWPVLIANISYIINESLDKVMLKHILPSGIADRDVGIYGTCAKIALFLSLFVNAFKLGAEPFFFSHSKNKNAGETYARIMNYFVIMVAVICVGLVANVNILATFIVGKETHEVKHHIVYNPFWQGLGVVPPLLFGYLSLGIYMNLSVWYKLSDQTKYGLYISGIGAVLTILLNWLLIPRYSYMASAWISFAAYATMMVLSYIWGQKNYPIPYNLKKNLAYIIVSGVFVFLSFTVFKRNIFVGNGLLLLFAAGAYYFERRELKAIFKR; from the coding sequence TTGTCTACAATAAAAAAATTTGCCGGGCAAACCGCTATCTATGGTTTAAGTACCATCATTTCGCGGATGATCTATTTTATTTTAACGCCTATTTATACCCGAACCCTAACGGTTGGGGCTAACGGCGTTTTTACAACGGTTTACGGTAGTGCATCCATCATTAACAACATACTGGCGTTTGGTATGGAAACCACCTATTTCAGGTACCTGCAAAAACGCGAGGATAATAAGCAACAGGTTTATAACAATGCTTTTGGTGTTATTATAGCGGTATCGTTGTTATTCCTGGTGTTTGGCCTGTTTTTTCTGGATCCTATTGTTACTTATATGCAGGCCGGCGTTGCCAAAGATCATGCCGACTATACCTTTTACGTAAAGTGTTTCTTCGTAATCCTTGTTTTGGATGCCTTTTGTGTGATGCCGTTTGCTAAGCTTCGGGCCGAAGGGCGACCAATGAAATACGCCATTATCAAATGCTCAAATATAGCGTTGGTGATGACGCTTAATTTGTTTTTTCTGTTTGGGGTGCCTTTTATCATAAGTCATCATTTACTCGGGGGAGACTGGATGCAGAGTTGGTACAGGCATGGCTGGGTTGGTTATGTGTTTTTAGCTAACGCGATAGCCAGCGGCCTTACCATATTGCTGTTACTGCCCGAGGTATTACAGCTAAGGCTGAAATTTGACGTAGCCATGTACAGCGAAATGTTTATGTACAGCTGGCCGGTGCTGATAGCTAATATCTCTTATATCATCAACGAATCGTTAGATAAGGTGATGCTGAAACATATTCTGCCAAGCGGCATTGCTGATAGGGATGTGGGTATTTATGGTACCTGCGCAAAAATTGCACTATTTTTAAGCCTGTTTGTAAACGCGTTTAAGTTGGGTGCCGAACCCTTCTTTTTCAGTCACTCAAAAAATAAAAATGCCGGCGAAACCTATGCCCGCATCATGAACTACTTTGTTATTATGGTAGCGGTAATATGCGTTGGGCTTGTGGCCAATGTAAACATTCTGGCTACTTTTATAGTAGGTAAAGAAACACATGAAGTAAAGCATCACATAGTTTACAACCCGTTTTGGCAGGGCCTGGGCGTTGTGCCGCCGTTGCTGTTTGGCTACCTGAGCCTGGGTATTTATATGAATTTATCAGTTTGGTATAAATTATCCGATCAAACTAAGTATGGCCTCTACATATCCGGCATCGGCGCGGTGTTAACCATTTTATTAAACTGGTTATTGATCCCCCGATACAGTTACATGGCTTCGGCCTGGATTTCGTTTGCTGCCTACGCTACCATGATGGTGTTATCATACATCTGGGGGCAAAAAAATTATCCTATCCCATACAACTTAAAAAAGAACCTCGCGTATATAATTGTTTCCGGGGTGTTTGTTTTTCTGTCGTTTACAGTATTTAAACGTAATATTTTTGTTGGTAACGGGCTTTTGCTGTTATTTGCGGCCGGAGCGTATTACTTTGAACGCCGGGAGTTAAAAGCTATATTTAAACGATAG
- a CDS encoding acylphosphatase: protein MIKHLNITVKGKVQGVFYRKSTKAVADQLGVRGMILNEPNGDVYIEAEADQSTLEMFIEWCEEGPQDAEVSTVESHEGELKNYRNFEVVKRRS from the coding sequence ATGATTAAACATCTGAATATAACCGTTAAGGGCAAAGTACAAGGCGTTTTTTACCGTAAATCGACAAAGGCTGTTGCCGATCAATTGGGTGTGCGTGGCATGATACTCAACGAACCTAATGGTGATGTATATATCGAAGCGGAAGCCGACCAGTCAACCCTCGAAATGTTTATAGAATGGTGTGAGGAAGGTCCGCAGGATGCCGAGGTGAGCACAGTTGAAAGCCATGAAGGCGAATTGAAAAACTATCGTAATTTTGAGGTTGTTAAACGGCGATCGTAA
- a CDS encoding YceI family protein, translated as MKKLILPAIVAIFISLSAFAIFNTWKVKADAASVTFEGHRVSGSFTGLKAEIVFDKDHPEAAKISATIDVTTAATGFFIKTSHVKSALGADDYPTIKFESTSVAKSGSGYVANGKLTMKGKTNPEAIHFTFDEQGNEGTFKGDFKVVPAKYGIDRSGTPPEVTIHLSVPVSKG; from the coding sequence ATGAAAAAACTCATTTTACCGGCAATTGTTGCCATTTTTATCAGCCTGTCGGCATTCGCAATATTCAACACATGGAAAGTTAAGGCCGATGCTGCTTCGGTTACTTTTGAAGGACACCGCGTAAGCGGTTCGTTTACAGGCCTTAAAGCGGAGATTGTTTTTGATAAGGACCATCCCGAAGCAGCCAAAATATCTGCAACTATCGATGTAACAACGGCAGCTACAGGCTTTTTTATCAAAACCAGTCATGTTAAATCGGCGCTTGGTGCTGATGATTATCCAACCATTAAGTTTGAATCGACCTCGGTTGCCAAAAGCGGCAGCGGTTATGTTGCCAACGGCAAATTAACCATGAAGGGCAAAACCAACCCCGAAGCCATTCATTTCACTTTTGATGAACAGGGCAATGAGGGAACCTTTAAAGGTGATTTTAAGGTGGTTCCTGCCAAATACGGCATCGACAGGAGCGGCACCCCGCCCGAGGTTACGATACATTTGAGCGTGCCGGTAAGTAAAGGGTAA
- a CDS encoding amidohydrolase family protein, whose protein sequence is MKSFRADYVFPVYADPIKNGIVTVDDQGKIIAVAESNKPPSGPIQQVSGIITPGFINTHCHTELSHLQNRVKPRGGLVNFIKDIQALRNTDQQEVLDAIAKADQEMYDNGIVAVGDISNSNNSVAMKKQSKLYYHTFIETFGFLPERATEVFEKALALLNEFKPGGCSITPHAPYSVSKELFKLIKKYSDNADNNLLSIHNQECEDENKFYRYKLGAFLDLYDHFGMDISYFKPQARNSVQSIIPLLSSKQKVLLVHNTCTNLKDIYFIKRFDKKINWCFCPNANLYIEGRLPKIDLFVDQGFNITLGTDSLASNSKLCILSEMQAIQQKFPSIGLPRLTEWATRNGAEYLGIDDEKGTLAPGKTPGLNLISGLDGFKITPETTVKKLA, encoded by the coding sequence ATGAAAAGTTTTAGAGCCGATTACGTTTTTCCAGTTTATGCCGATCCTATTAAAAATGGAATTGTCACCGTTGATGATCAAGGTAAGATCATCGCTGTTGCCGAAAGTAATAAGCCCCCCAGCGGGCCTATCCAACAGGTGAGTGGTATCATTACCCCCGGATTTATTAATACCCACTGCCATACCGAACTTTCGCATTTACAAAACAGGGTAAAACCCCGCGGCGGACTGGTTAATTTTATAAAAGACATCCAGGCCCTGCGCAATACCGACCAACAGGAGGTATTGGATGCCATTGCCAAAGCCGACCAGGAAATGTATGATAATGGTATAGTGGCTGTTGGCGATATTTCCAACAGTAACAACAGCGTTGCCATGAAAAAGCAAAGCAAGCTGTATTATCATACTTTTATCGAAACATTTGGTTTTTTGCCCGAGCGTGCCACCGAGGTTTTTGAAAAAGCCCTTGCGTTGCTTAACGAGTTTAAACCGGGGGGCTGTTCCATCACCCCGCATGCACCATACTCGGTATCGAAAGAATTATTTAAGCTGATAAAAAAATACAGCGATAACGCTGATAATAACCTGCTCAGCATCCATAACCAGGAATGCGAGGATGAAAATAAGTTTTATCGCTATAAGCTGGGGGCGTTTTTAGATCTGTACGATCATTTTGGGATGGATATCTCCTATTTTAAGCCCCAGGCCCGTAATTCGGTACAATCTATCATTCCTTTATTAAGCAGTAAACAAAAAGTTTTGCTGGTGCACAATACCTGCACAAACCTTAAGGATATTTACTTTATAAAACGCTTTGATAAAAAAATAAACTGGTGCTTTTGCCCCAATGCTAACTTATACATCGAAGGCCGTTTGCCAAAGATCGATCTGTTTGTTGATCAGGGTTTCAATATTACCCTGGGTACAGATAGCCTGGCATCAAACAGTAAACTCTGTATTTTGAGCGAAATGCAGGCTATTCAACAAAAATTCCCTTCTATAGGTCTTCCCCGCTTAACAGAATGGGCTACACGTAACGGTGCCGAATACCTGGGCATTGATGATGAAAAAGGAACCTTAGCACCCGGCAAAACACCGGGCCTCAACCTCATAAGCGGTTTGGATGGGTTTAAGATAACGCCCGAAACAACCGTAAAAAAGTTAGCATAA
- the rlmN gene encoding 23S rRNA (adenine(2503)-C(2))-methyltransferase RlmN: protein MNNTNGKIDIRSLSLNALQEHFIRMDEKSFRAKQVYEWLWKKSCFSFNEMSNISKELRTKLDANFIINNVKINSSQVSADKTIKNSFILHDNHLIEGVLIPTPGRMTACVSSQVGCSLTCKFCATGYMERKRNLNPDEIYDQVVLIDQQARQHYGQPLSNIVYMGMGEPLLNYANMMKSIDRITSEDGLNMAAKRITVSTAGIAKMIKKLGDDDVKFNLALSLHAANDEKRNTIMPINEQNSLKALAEALKYYYAKTKNPVTYEYIIFDGVNDNIQDAMELAKFCKHLPCKVNIIEYNPIAFASYINAGEDKVEAFAAYLTKQGINTHLRRSRGKDIDAACGQLAIKEKGKLAEV, encoded by the coding sequence GTGAACAATACAAATGGTAAAATCGATATCCGCAGCCTGAGCCTGAATGCTTTACAGGAGCATTTTATCCGCATGGATGAAAAAAGCTTCAGGGCAAAACAGGTTTATGAATGGCTATGGAAAAAATCTTGCTTTTCTTTTAACGAGATGAGCAATATTTCTAAAGAACTGCGCACTAAACTGGATGCTAATTTTATAATTAACAACGTAAAAATAAATTCCTCACAGGTTAGTGCTGATAAAACTATAAAAAATTCTTTTATTTTACACGATAACCATTTAATTGAGGGTGTTTTAATTCCTACTCCCGGCCGCATGACGGCCTGTGTATCATCGCAGGTTGGATGCAGTCTCACCTGTAAATTTTGCGCAACAGGCTATATGGAGCGCAAAAGAAACCTTAACCCCGACGAAATTTACGACCAGGTTGTACTGATTGATCAGCAAGCCCGCCAACATTATGGCCAGCCGCTTTCAAATATTGTTTACATGGGCATGGGCGAGCCATTGCTTAACTATGCCAACATGATGAAATCTATCGATCGGATTACCTCAGAAGATGGGCTTAACATGGCGGCAAAACGCATCACCGTTTCAACGGCCGGCATTGCCAAAATGATTAAAAAACTGGGCGACGATGATGTTAAGTTTAACCTTGCACTATCGCTTCACGCCGCTAACGACGAAAAGCGAAATACCATAATGCCTATAAACGAGCAAAACTCGTTAAAAGCACTGGCAGAGGCTTTGAAGTATTATTACGCGAAAACCAAGAATCCGGTTACTTATGAATATATTATTTTTGATGGCGTAAACGATAACATTCAGGATGCCATGGAGTTAGCAAAATTTTGCAAACACCTGCCCTGCAAAGTGAATATTATTGAATATAATCCTATTGCCTTTGCCAGCTATATTAATGCTGGCGAAGATAAGGTAGAAGCTTTTGCTGCATACCTTACCAAACAGGGCATTAACACCCACCTGCGCCGCAGCCGTGGCAAAGATATTGACGCCGCCTGCGGGCAATTAGCCATTAAAGAAAAAGGTAAACTGGCCGAAGTTTAA
- a CDS encoding ComF family protein translates to MNLLRTYLADFVSLLFPELCAACEASLVSGEHILCSNCRFTLPFTNFHHQPDNIVARQFWGKINVEAAYALYYFQKGGKVQHLMHNFKYNGMQQIGNLLGNIAGGQLIDNAVFKTVDVIIPVPLHKKRLRERGYNQSTCFAQGLAEKLNAVVDDKNLIRTRATKTQTRKSRFARFENMQHVFEVKNPQLLEGKHVLLVDDIVTTGSTLEACGVELLKVPGLKLSIATIAYAE, encoded by the coding sequence ATGAATTTGCTGCGCACTTACCTGGCCGATTTTGTTTCCTTACTATTTCCCGAGCTTTGCGCGGCCTGCGAAGCCAGTTTGGTGAGCGGCGAGCATATTTTGTGCAGCAATTGCCGGTTTACCCTGCCTTTTACCAATTTTCACCATCAGCCTGATAATATTGTAGCCCGGCAGTTTTGGGGTAAGATTAATGTAGAGGCGGCTTATGCCTTATATTACTTTCAAAAAGGTGGCAAGGTACAACACCTGATGCACAATTTTAAATATAACGGTATGCAGCAAATTGGCAACCTGCTGGGCAATATAGCAGGCGGGCAATTAATTGACAACGCCGTTTTTAAAACTGTTGATGTGATCATCCCTGTGCCCCTGCATAAAAAGCGTTTACGCGAGCGTGGGTACAACCAAAGTACCTGCTTTGCTCAAGGCCTGGCCGAAAAATTAAATGCCGTTGTTGATGATAAAAATTTAATTCGCACAAGGGCTACAAAAACCCAAACGCGTAAATCGCGTTTTGCAAGGTTTGAGAATATGCAGCATGTTTTTGAGGTAAAAAATCCACAATTGCTGGAGGGGAAACATGTTTTACTGGTGGATGATATTGTAACTACCGGATCGACACTGGAGGCTTGCGGGGTGGAATTGTTGAAAGTGCCGGGATTGAAATTGAGTATTGCTACTATTGCCTATGCGGAATAA
- a CDS encoding PAS domain S-box protein, whose protein sequence is MTDRQAPPNAETKRLAALQSYRVLDSLPEKEYDAITRLASYICQVPVALISLLDADRQWYKSTYGVDAEGNSRADAFCNRTILSDQLTEVPDSLLDEEFKDNPTANAMGVRFYAGAPLIDPDGHRLGSLCVIDMKPRKLTAEQRDALQTLAGEVMSHLLLRKQKLELEQSLAGYKEFHNLFDSSPDIHCIMDRDFKIGHINRVVRSILGYTPNEVKGKPIWEFFPVEERERSLAVLKKGIARQQRKFEIETPVVTMGGDSKWISWSVTFKDEKWFASGRDITYQKQVAQELEQLSLVASKVSNGVVISNADDQIIWTNDAFENITGYTYNEVKQRRLPEVIKGKPLNAEVIEKLDEAIRDKKPYEIELFFNAKDGSPKWISVMNSLIYNADGSVDKSIRVIIDITKRKLAEQEVEILSFAARKSPSGILIRDAEGKVIWMNEALETTTGYTLAEMKGKAFGTMLLGEDTDLEVFKTAVKAVEEKRSYEVEIKIYKKDQTPIWVFLSNSPLLDETGQVERQIGVMVDITERKKAEDQLNMLSLVASSTGSGVVINNSDGKVEWVNKAFENVTGYTLGDVQNNHLGDVLKGELTDVSIIQKARELSRNKQSFEVDLLVYRKDRQPLWISVINSVILNGKGEVDKYIEVIIDITAKKKAEIELINTREEALQLSRAKDMFISVMSHEIRTPLNAVIGMSHLLLEDDPLESQKENLNVLKFSAENLMTLINDVLDFAKIETGNVELEKARVDLRELVHSITSSMQYKAGEKNIYIRQSIDEAVPKVILGDRTRLIQILLNLVSNAVKFTERGGITIDLKVIQESEHDIRIRFAVIDTGIGIAANKLGTIFEQFKQAEADTTRKFGGTGLGLAISKRLIELHDSRINVDSMPGQGSTFWFTIGFKKGDNQLNSNNNNVEEGLKINVLVVDDNQINRLLINKILKKWGANADFAENGIEAVEKVESNRNYNVVLMDIHMPEMGGLEATGIIRAKADPYFKQLPIIALTASMLSNQMGEINGAGMDDYILKPFDPRVLYEKLSRYQQQ, encoded by the coding sequence ATGACTGACAGGCAAGCCCCCCCAAATGCCGAAACCAAACGTTTAGCCGCCCTGCAATCGTACAGGGTGTTGGATAGCTTGCCCGAAAAGGAGTACGATGCCATTACCCGGCTCGCCTCCTATATATGCCAGGTGCCCGTGGCGCTCATCTCTTTGTTAGATGCCGACAGGCAATGGTACAAATCTACATACGGCGTCGACGCGGAAGGAAACTCCCGCGCCGACGCTTTTTGCAACCGCACAATCCTTTCTGACCAACTTACCGAAGTACCTGATTCGCTGCTTGACGAAGAGTTTAAAGACAACCCTACAGCAAATGCTATGGGCGTGCGTTTTTACGCAGGTGCACCACTTATCGACCCCGATGGGCACCGTTTAGGCTCACTTTGTGTTATCGATATGAAACCGCGCAAGCTTACGGCCGAGCAAAGGGACGCCCTGCAAACCCTGGCTGGCGAAGTGATGTCGCACCTGTTGCTTCGTAAACAGAAGCTGGAATTGGAGCAAAGCCTTGCCGGTTACAAGGAGTTTCACAACCTGTTTGATAGTTCGCCCGATATTCATTGCATTATGGATAGGGATTTTAAAATAGGGCACATTAACCGCGTGGTGAGATCTATTCTTGGATACACTCCTAATGAGGTTAAAGGAAAACCTATCTGGGAGTTTTTTCCGGTAGAAGAGCGGGAACGATCATTAGCGGTACTAAAAAAAGGCATCGCCAGGCAACAACGTAAATTTGAGATTGAGACGCCTGTTGTTACCATGGGCGGGGATAGCAAATGGATTAGCTGGTCGGTAACTTTTAAAGATGAAAAATGGTTTGCAAGCGGGCGCGATATCACCTATCAAAAACAGGTAGCGCAGGAGCTTGAACAACTTTCGCTGGTGGCCAGCAAGGTGAGCAATGGCGTTGTGATCAGTAATGCTGACGACCAAATTATCTGGACAAACGATGCCTTCGAAAATATAACCGGCTATACGTATAACGAGGTTAAACAGCGCCGCCTGCCCGAAGTAATAAAAGGCAAGCCGCTTAACGCTGAAGTGATAGAAAAACTTGACGAGGCTATCCGGGATAAAAAGCCTTACGAGATAGAATTATTTTTTAATGCGAAAGACGGCTCGCCTAAGTGGATCTCAGTAATGAACTCCCTGATTTATAATGCTGATGGAAGTGTTGATAAATCGATCCGTGTAATTATCGATATTACCAAACGTAAACTTGCCGAGCAGGAAGTGGAGATCTTATCATTCGCTGCCCGCAAATCACCAAGTGGTATCCTGATTCGTGATGCCGAAGGGAAGGTGATCTGGATGAACGAAGCCCTTGAAACTACAACCGGGTATACCCTTGCCGAAATGAAAGGGAAGGCCTTCGGTACGATGTTATTAGGCGAAGATACCGATCTGGAAGTGTTTAAAACCGCGGTAAAAGCCGTTGAGGAAAAGCGATCGTACGAGGTGGAGATCAAAATCTATAAAAAAGATCAAACACCGATATGGGTTTTCCTGTCAAACAGTCCGCTATTGGATGAAACCGGGCAGGTTGAGCGGCAGATAGGTGTAATGGTTGATATTACCGAACGGAAAAAAGCTGAAGATCAGCTTAATATGCTTTCGCTGGTAGCCAGCAGCACGGGCAGCGGCGTGGTGATTAATAACAGCGACGGCAAGGTTGAATGGGTAAACAAAGCCTTCGAAAATGTTACCGGTTATACTTTAGGCGATGTGCAGAACAACCATCTCGGCGATGTGCTGAAAGGTGAATTAACGGATGTATCCATCATTCAGAAAGCCCGCGAGTTATCCCGCAATAAACAATCATTTGAAGTTGATTTGCTGGTTTACCGCAAAGACAGGCAGCCGCTGTGGATTTCGGTGATCAATTCGGTTATTTTAAACGGCAAAGGCGAGGTTGATAAATATATTGAGGTAATTATTGATATTACCGCCAAAAAGAAGGCCGAGATTGAGCTGATTAACACCCGCGAGGAGGCGTTGCAGCTGAGCCGGGCCAAGGATATGTTTATCTCGGTAATGAGTCATGAAATCCGTACGCCGCTGAATGCGGTAATAGGGATGTCGCACCTGTTGCTGGAGGATGATCCGCTGGAAAGCCAGAAAGAGAATTTGAACGTTCTGAAATTTTCGGCCGAAAACCTGATGACGCTGATTAATGATGTGCTCGATTTTGCCAAAATAGAAACCGGCAACGTAGAGCTTGAAAAGGCTCGGGTTGATTTGCGCGAATTGGTGCATAGCATCACCAGCTCGATGCAATACAAAGCAGGCGAAAAAAATATTTATATTAGGCAAAGCATTGATGAAGCCGTACCCAAGGTAATTTTAGGCGATAGGACGCGGTTAATCCAGATTTTGCTAAACCTCGTAAGTAATGCTGTTAAATTTACCGAACGGGGAGGGATCACTATCGATTTGAAGGTGATACAGGAAAGCGAGCATGATATACGCATCCGTTTTGCGGTAATTGATACAGGTATTGGTATAGCCGCGAATAAGTTGGGCACCATATTTGAACAGTTTAAGCAGGCCGAAGCCGATACCACCCGCAAGTTTGGCGGTACAGGTTTGGGATTAGCCATCAGTAAACGACTGATTGAACTGCACGATTCGCGGATTAATGTGGACAGCATGCCGGGGCAGGGATCAACGTTTTGGTTTACCATCGGCTTTAAAAAAGGAGATAACCAATTAAACAGCAATAATAACAACGTGGAAGAAGGACTGAAAATAAACGTTTTAGTAGTTGACGATAACCAGATTAATCGCCTGCTTATCAATAAAATATTGAAAAAGTGGGGTGCCAATGCCGATTTTGCCGAAAACGGCATCGAGGCTGTAGAGAAAGTAGAAAGCAATCGCAACTACAACGTGGTGTTGATGGATATCCACATGCCCGAAATGGGTGGGCTTGAAGCTACTGGCATTATCCGTGCAAAGGCCGATCCTTACTTTAAGCAATTGCCTATCATAGCCCTTACCGCCTCCATGCTCAGCAACCAAATGGGCGAAATTAACGGTGCCGGTATGGATGATTATATTCTAAAACCATTTGACCCGAGGGTGTTATATGAGAAACTGAGCAGGTATCAGCAGCAGTAG
- the glyA gene encoding serine hydroxymethyltransferase, whose protein sequence is MKRDKLIFKLLDEEQQRQEEGIELIASENFVSRQVMEAAGSVATNKYAEGLPGKRYYGGCQVVDEIETIAIERAKQLFNAEWVNVQPHSGAQANAAVLLAVLQPGDKILGFDLSHGGHLTHGSPVNFSGKLYEPHFYGVNKETGRVDYEQLKEVALREKPKLIICGASAYSRDWDYEFIRKVADEVGALVLADIAHPAGFIARGLLNDPLPHCHIVSTTTHKTLRGPRGGMIMMGKDFENPWGLKTPKGEIRMMSSLLDMAVFPGTQGGPLEHIIAAKAIAFGEALSDGYMKYIVQVKKNAEAMAEAFVKRGYQLISGGTDNHLMLIDLRNKNITGKAAENALVAADITANKNMVPFDDKSPFVTSGIRVGTAAITTRGLKEKHMEEIVELIDAVISDPENEHSIKKVRKKVHKLMEDFPLYKDKDTE, encoded by the coding sequence ATGAAAAGAGACAAACTGATATTTAAGTTATTGGATGAAGAGCAGCAACGCCAGGAAGAAGGCATTGAGCTGATAGCATCTGAGAATTTTGTAAGCAGGCAGGTTATGGAAGCTGCTGGTTCGGTAGCTACCAACAAATATGCCGAAGGTTTACCGGGCAAACGCTATTATGGCGGCTGCCAGGTGGTTGACGAAATTGAAACCATTGCTATTGAGCGTGCCAAGCAACTGTTCAACGCCGAGTGGGTTAACGTACAACCTCACTCTGGTGCGCAGGCCAACGCGGCGGTTTTGCTTGCCGTGCTTCAGCCGGGCGATAAAATATTAGGTTTCGATCTTTCGCATGGTGGTCACTTAACCCATGGTTCGCCGGTTAACTTTTCGGGTAAATTGTATGAGCCTCATTTTTACGGGGTGAACAAAGAAACCGGCCGTGTTGATTATGAGCAACTAAAAGAAGTAGCCCTGCGCGAAAAACCAAAATTGATCATCTGCGGTGCTTCGGCCTATTCGCGCGATTGGGATTACGAGTTTATCCGTAAAGTAGCTGATGAAGTTGGTGCTTTGGTACTGGCCGATATCGCTCACCCTGCAGGCTTTATTGCCCGCGGTTTGTTGAACGATCCGCTTCCGCATTGCCACATCGTATCTACCACTACCCACAAAACATTGCGTGGCCCACGTGGCGGTATGATTATGATGGGTAAAGATTTTGAAAACCCATGGGGCTTGAAAACTCCAAAAGGCGAGATCAGGATGATGTCGTCATTATTGGATATGGCTGTATTCCCTGGCACCCAAGGTGGCCCGTTAGAGCATATTATTGCCGCTAAAGCTATTGCTTTTGGCGAGGCTTTGAGCGATGGCTACATGAAATATATTGTACAGGTTAAAAAGAATGCCGAAGCTATGGCCGAAGCATTTGTAAAACGCGGTTACCAATTGATCTCTGGTGGTACAGATAACCACCTGATGCTGATCGACCTGCGCAACAAAAACATTACCGGTAAAGCTGCCGAGAACGCGCTTGTTGCTGCCGACATCACCGCAAATAAAAACATGGTGCCTTTTGATGATAAATCACCGTTTGTAACTTCGGGTATCCGTGTGGGTACAGCCGCTATTACAACCCGTGGTTTAAAGGAAAAACACATGGAAGAGATAGTTGAATTGATAGATGCTGTAATTTCTGATCCTGAAAATGAACATTCTATCAAAAAAGTCCGTAAAAAGGTCCATAAGTTAATGGAAGATTTTCCGTTATACAAGGATAAGGATACGGAATAA
- a CDS encoding segregation and condensation protein A, whose protein sequence is MTDNSFAIRLPQFEGPFDLLLFFIERDELDIHDIPIAKIADDFLNYLHQMSSLNMEIASEFIFVAATLMRIKAKMLLPRFEAGGAMDEADTKEDLIRKLIEYKKFKEACDEMKPMEDERFKQEKRGNIKQDLEQVEKVTVPGEELSELTLYRLAVVYERMMRNFTRRSEEVKHTVVQYPYTIEKQKKAVADLLRINKMLDFKAIAKESENKVHFVYNFLAVLEMLQQELIDIQIGLGYNNFWISPKDILAERYGE, encoded by the coding sequence ATGACCGACAATAGTTTTGCCATAAGGTTACCCCAGTTTGAAGGCCCGTTCGACCTGCTGCTGTTTTTCATTGAGCGCGATGAGCTGGATATCCACGATATCCCCATAGCTAAAATTGCCGACGACTTTTTGAATTACCTGCACCAGATGAGCAGCCTGAACATGGAAATTGCCAGCGAATTTATTTTCGTTGCGGCAACCCTTATGCGCATCAAGGCCAAAATGTTACTCCCTCGTTTTGAAGCTGGCGGTGCTATGGATGAGGCTGATACCAAGGAAGACCTGATCCGTAAACTCATCGAGTACAAAAAATTTAAGGAGGCCTGCGACGAGATGAAACCGATGGAGGATGAACGCTTTAAGCAGGAGAAACGTGGCAATATTAAGCAGGACCTGGAACAGGTAGAAAAAGTAACCGTACCGGGTGAGGAACTATCCGAACTTACCCTTTACCGTTTGGCAGTAGTGTATGAACGTATGATGCGCAATTTTACCCGGCGCAGCGAGGAGGTAAAGCACACCGTAGTTCAGTATCCGTACACCATCGAAAAGCAGAAAAAAGCCGTTGCCGATTTGTTAAGGATCAATAAAATGTTGGATTTTAAGGCCATAGCCAAAGAATCGGAAAACAAAGTTCATTTTGTCTATAACTTTTTGGCCGTGCTGGAGATGTTGCAGCAGGAGCTGATTGATATACAGATAGGGCTGGGGTATAATAACTTTTGGATCTCGCCGAAAGATATATTAGCCGAAAGGTATGGAGAGTAA